One genomic segment of Nothobranchius furzeri strain GRZ-AD chromosome 10, NfurGRZ-RIMD1, whole genome shotgun sequence includes these proteins:
- the banf1 gene encoding barrier-to-autointegration factor → MSSTSQKHKEFVAEPMGEKNVMALAGIGEVLGKRLEEKGFDKAYVVLGQFLVLKKDEELFRDWLKDTCGANSKQQGDCYGCLKEWCDAFL, encoded by the exons ATGTCTTCAACATCTCAAAAACACAAAGAGTTTGTGGCTGAGCCCATGGGAGAGAAAAATGTGATGGCTCTCGCTGGGATTGGAGAAGTCCTTGGAAAGAGACTAGAAGAGAAGGGTTTTGATAAG GCGTACGTTGTTCTCGGGCAGTTTCTAGTTCTGAAGAAGGACGAGGAGCTTTTCCGAGACTGGCTCAAAGACACTTGTGGTGCAAACTCCAAACAGCAAGGTGACTGCTACGGCTGTCTCAAAGAATGGTGTGATGCCTTCCTATAA
- the prdx5 gene encoding peroxiredoxin-5, mitochondrial has protein sequence MPIQVGESLPALEVQEGEPGNKVAMDQLFKGKKGILFAVPGAFTPGCSKTHLPGFVQQAEDLRGKGIQEIACISVNDAFVMAAWGKEHGTDGKVRMLADPTGAFTKAVDLVLDSDQIVQVLGNKRSKRYAMLVEDGVVKKINVEPDGTGLTCSLSSNILTLL, from the exons ATGCCGattcag GTTGGTGAATCTCTTCCTGCGCTGGAGGTCCAGGAGGGTGAGCCTGGGAATAAAGTGGCAATGGATCAACTCTTTAAGGGGAAAAAGGGGATTCTTTTTGCCGTGCCGGGAGCTTTTACTCCTGGCTGCTCTAAG ACTCACCTCCCAGGTTTTGTGCAGCAAGCTGAGGACTTAAGAGGTAAAGGGATCCAGGAGATAGCATGCATTTCTGTCAATGATGCATTTGTCATGGCTGCATGGGGAAAAGAGCACGGAACAGACGGCAAG GTTCGAATGCTGGCTGATCCCACTGGAGCATTTacaaaa GCAGTCGACCTTGTTCTTGACAGTGATCAGATTGTGCAGGTACTGGGTAACAAGCGTTCCAAGAG ATATGCAATGCTGGTGGAAGATGGGGTTGTGAAGAAGATCAACGTGGAGCCGGATGGCACTGGACTGACCTGTAGTCTCTCCTCCAACATTCTAACTCTGCTGTAG